GAGAGCGCGCGCAGCCAGCCCGGCATCAAGCTGAGCGTCCCCCTGCAGGTCCCCCGGATGTCGGCGTCGTCGATCAGGGTCGGGAGCCGGTGCCGGAGGGCAGCCTCGATCTCTCCTCGGTTCTCCCTCAGCTCCGACGGGATCCAGTCCATCCCGAGAAAGTGGTAAAAATCTCGCTCCCGCTCGAACGTGTGCAGCGTGCGGCCCCCCTTGATGCCGTGCTCTGAGATCGAAAACCCGTTCCCCACGCCCCAGGTCCGCAGGGCGATGTTGTGTTCCCTGGGAGCCGGTGAAATGCGCGAGCAGCGAACCGTACTCCCTCCGCAGCAGAATCTCCAGATCCAGCTGCACCCCATAGGCGTGGATGATCGTGGCTTTGGAGTCCCCCCTGGCCAGCACCTGCTCGACGCCACGATGCGTGACGAACTGCTCGATCGCGCGTTTGGGATCCGCGGCGGCGCAGACGATGTCGATGTCCCCAAAAGTCTCCCTCATCCGACGCAGCGAACCCACCGCATGGGCCTGCGACACGCCAGGACACTGACGCAGTGCCTCAACGAACTCGCGCGCGATGGGCTCGGCAAACGGCAGGAGGATTCGTCCGGAGCGTCGCTTGAGTGGCGCAATCCCGGTCTTGATTCGCTGCCGGGTCTTCGCCTTGAACACCTTCGCGGCCCGGGGCATGTCGATGGCCTCCTCCAGGTCGGCGATGCTCTTGATCCTCAGCGCCTGCGAGAGCTTTTGCGCGGTCTTCGGCCCGATGTTGGGGATCTTCATCAGCTCCAGCGTCACGGCAGGGATGGTCTTCTTGATCCGCTCATAGTAGCGGAGGCGGCCGGTTTGCAGGAGTTCCTCGATCTTCTGGGCGATCGAGGCGCCGACGCCAGGAATCGCATCCAGTGCGGCCCGACCGCCTCGCCCGTACAACTCTCCCGCGTCTTCGGCGAGGAACTCCAATGAGCGGGCGGCGTTGCGGTAGGCCTTGATGCGAAAGAGGCTCTCGCCCTTGATCTCGAGCATCTCCGCGATCTCGTTGAGGATTCCCGCAATCTGCTTGTTGGTGAGGTATGTCCGCGCGGGCGAGGGCGCAGCAGTCGGAGCGGCCATGCGATGCCTCCCTCTAACGTGGAGTGACCTGGCCCTTGGTGGGGCCTTCACGACGAAGCGAGCCGGCCATCCTTACGTATCATCATACGGGGGCTGGGGAGCGTACAGTTACGGATACTCCGGCGGCGCGCTGGTGAGGCGATGGTTCACCAGCCGGCCCCTCATGAGGTCTCCGAGAAGGATGAGCCGCGTGGGATGCCACCGACCTCAGCGGTGTCCTGGCCCCAAACGGCACGCGTACGTCCGACACCTCCATCACCAGTCGTTTCTGATTCGGATTGGAGGGTGGCGCGTTGCACCAACAATCCAGCCGGGCGGGGATGGCTCTTGAACACGCGCTCACCCTCCTGACCGTGCGGTTTTCGCCGGCACAGTTTCAGACTCATGCGTGCGGTACTCGGCTTGATAGCTCACCGACAGGGCTTTTATGATGAACGCGAACGAGGTGGCTCCCGGATCTTGGTGACCGATCGACCGCCCACCCAGGTAGCGGGCC
This genomic stretch from bacterium harbors:
- a CDS encoding helix-hairpin-helix domain-containing protein codes for the protein MAAPTAAPSPARTYLTNKQIAGILNEIAEMLEIKGESLFRIKAYRNAARSLEFLAEDAGELYGRGGRAALDAIPGVGASIAQKIEELLQTGRLRYYERIKKTIPAVTLELMKIPNIGPKTAQKLSQALRIKSIADLEEAIDMPRAAKVFKAKTRQRIKTGIAPLKRRSGRILLPFAEPIAREFVEALRQCPGVSQAHAVGSLRRMRETFGDIDIVCAAADPKRAIEQFVTHRGVEQVLARGDSKATIIHAYGVQLDLEILLRREYGSLLAHFTGSQGTQHRPADLGRGERVFDLRARHQGGPHAAHVRAGARFLPLSRDGLDPVGAEGEPRRDRGCPPAPAPDPDRRRRHPGDLQGDAQLDAGLAARALGHQPADLPGRPLRALMVNGGSSTLGLAVDFCVFLLAVTVFVGLAAKLYPRMAT